The DNA sequence CTCAAGCGGCCCTTTTGTTTTGCTAGACCGAGACAAACAACGGGATTTTGCTTCGCAAAACCCGGTAAGTGCCTTCCTTACGCGAGACAAATTGCTTCGCAATTTGCTCGGCAGAGACCATAAATCCCTTCGGGATTTACATTACCGCGACAAATCCCATAGGGATTTGCGCTGACCGGATAAACCGCTTCGCGGTTTACCTAGATGGCGCGGGGTGGAGCAGCCCGGTAGCTCGTCAGGCTCATAACCTGAAGGCCGCAGGTTCAAATCCTGCCCCCGCAACCAAATCAAACAAAAAGCCCGCCAGACAAAAACGTCCGCGGGCTTTTTGACGTTAAAGCACATGCTCAAGGGCTCGCGCCGCCGGGCGACCGGCAACGCCGCCCCAAGTTCAGGCGACGGCGGCCGACCCTGTCCGATCTGCGCCGCCCCACCGGCGCAACCCGTTGAGCACGGCTCAATGCTCAAGAGGGACATGACAGTCCGCCCTCCTCCACGTCACAACTGGACAATCCCGCAAAAATGGAAACTATCGCCATTAATCAAAGACTGAGCCGGCTACGGCTCGGACAAAGCGGGTGGAGTGCCCCCCATTTCGCCAGACAAGTCAGCTATTGAGACAATGCTTTGATGAATTCCCTTGGGGATGCCATTTTCAGCGCTGAATGCGGATGGATTTCGTTGTAATCCTCGATCCATCCATCGATGTTCCGGAGCGCTGTGTCGGCGTCGGGAATGGGTGAGATACGTATGTAGTCGCGTTTCAGGGTTTTGACGAAAGCCTCCGACATACCGTTTGATTGAGGGCTGGCGACCGGCGTGAAGCACGGGACCAGATTGAGGGCCTGAGCAAACAGCCTGGTTTCCCTTGCTGTGTAGGCGCTGCCGTTATCGGACAGATGTTCGATGGCATGTGGGGCACGCGTGCCACCGAAGCGTTTCTCGACTGCTTCCAACATCATATCGCGGACGTCAGAACCGGAGATCCCGGCATTGGCGACCGCCGCCCACGAGATGATCTCTCGATCAAACGCGTCGATGATAAAAGCAAGGCGGACCACCTCGCCATTCCAGCAGGTGAACTCCAGGCCATCGGAGCACCAACGAAGGTTCGACCGCATCACCATGACCTTGCCGTCGTGGACGCGGCCCTTGCGCACGGCGGTGTGCTTCTCAAGGATCATGGCGTGGTTGGCCATGATGCGGTGGACCCGCTTGCGGTTGACGACCGGCTGATCGGCGGCCCGCCGCTGCCTGTTGAGAAGGGCAGCGATCCGCCGATAGCCATAAGTTGGCCTGGCATCCACCAGCTTGCGAATGGCAGGCAGCAGCTCGGCATCGTCCGCTTTGAGGTAGGGTCCGCGAGGCTTGGACTTGCCCTTCAGACGTTCGGAGAGATTAGAACGCGACACGTGTAAGGCCTCCGCCACCGCCTTCATCGGGAACCGCCCTTCGGCAACAATATCGGCCGCGATATCGGTTTTTTTGACTGGGCTTTGGAAAGGGCTTCGCGAAGAATCTCGTTCTCCAGCGTCTTGCGTCCGAGAATGCGCTCAAGCTCGCGCACTCGATCTTCCAGCTTCTTCACCTCAGAATTGCCGATTACCGGCTCGTCGGAGTCCACCGCCACCGCACCTCCCTCGCTCAAGAGCCGACGCCAGCGATAGAGAAGGTTTGGCGCAACTCCATGCCGCCGAGCCGCAGAGGAAACCGTCTCCCCTGGGGCATAGCTCTCCTCGATGATCTGCAGTTTGCGTTCCGTTGTCCAGCGCCGCCGCCGGACGTCACCGATCATCAGGTCAACCTGTCGAAACTCGTTAGACATAAGCCTATCCTCAAGCCTGTGCTTGAGCCTTCCTGCTTATGCTGAGTGTCCGGTCGAAAGTGGGGGCAGTTCAGCGGGGAATATTGTCGGCATGAGTTATGAGGGAATTTTGGACACGGGGCGAAGCCGCCCCATCCAGGCGGCCTTTCTCGTCTGCGCCGGACTGGCAATCCTCGGCAGCCTGCTTGCGACCTCGGAAGACTCTCTCTGGCGCTGGTTACACTATCTGACCAAGCCAACGGCAACTCTGTTGCTGCTTGTTGTTGTCCTCAGGAACCTCACTCCTTCAACGCGCGCCTACGGCGCGGCGGTCGCGAGCGGCCTGATCTTCGCCGCGGCCGGCGACGTCTTTCTCATGTTGCCGGGCGACTACTTCCTTGCCGGCCTCGTCTGCTTTTTGCTCACCCATTGCGCCTATATCGTCGCGCTGACGCGCGACGCCAGATTTGCTGCCCATCTCGGGGTGTTCGGCTTGTTTGCCCTGATCGCACTGCTCGTGGTCGCAGGTCTCTGGACCTCATTGCCATCGCCGATGCGCATCCCCGTCGTCATCTACGCGCTGGCGCTGGGCGCGATGGCGGCCCAGGCCATCTCCCGCGCACGGCAGCTTTCGGGCACAGCGCAGGATGCGACGGCCCGGTATGCTGCAATTGGCGGGCTGTTGTTTCTGGTCAGCGATACGGTGCTTGCCTATGGCCGCTTCCGCTGGGACATTCCCTTCAATGCGCTCTGGGTGCTCGGCACCTACTATGCCGCCCAATGGTTCTTTGCTCGCTCGACTGAAAGTCGATGACAGCAATGGATACCCCTTCGGACCTCAATACCTCCCTCGGCCGGCTGCGGAGCGCGTGGCTCGAAACTCGCCCGTCCCTTGAGCAGCGTCGCGCGGACCTGAGCCGGCTCAGGGATCACCTGCGCGCCCGCAAGGATGAGATGTGCGAAGCAATCTCCGCAGACTTCGGCCACCGTGCGCGGCATGAGACGTTGCTTGGTGAGGGGGGTGTGGTGCTTTCCGAGATCGACCACACGCTGTCGAAGCTCAAGCACTGGGTTCGTCCGGAGCGGCGAAAGGCGGGATGGAAGCTCTGGCCCGCCAAGGCTGAAGTGCGCTTCGTGCCGCTCGGCGTCGTCGGCATCATCTCGCCGTGGAACTACCCGGTTAATCTGGCACTCGCGCCCCTGGTCGCGGCGATTGCTGCTGGCAACCACGTCTACCTGAAGCCCTCCGAGCATACGCCGAAAACGGCAGAGTTCCTGCGGTCGCTGCTCGCCGAAGTCTTTCCTGAGACGCGGGTGGCCGTCGCGCTCGGCGGACCCGAGCTTTCCGCCAGCTTCTCGGCTCTTCCATTCGATCATCTGTTCTTCACCGGTTCGACCGCCGTCGGACGCAAGGTGATGGCGGCGGCCGCGCAGAACCTGACGCCGGTAACGCTCGAACTCGGCGGCAAGTCGCCGGCGATTATCGGACAAACCGCTGATCTCGCGAAAGCGGCCAGGCGTGTTGCGACCGGCAAGTTCTTCAATGCCGGACAGACCTGTATCGCGCCCGACTACGTGCTGA is a window from the Ensifer adhaerens genome containing:
- a CDS encoding lysoplasmalogenase, which gives rise to MSYEGILDTGRSRPIQAAFLVCAGLAILGSLLATSEDSLWRWLHYLTKPTATLLLLVVVLRNLTPSTRAYGAAVASGLIFAAAGDVFLMLPGDYFLAGLVCFLLTHCAYIVALTRDARFAAHLGVFGLFALIALLVVAGLWTSLPSPMRIPVVIYALALGAMAAQAISRARQLSGTAQDATARYAAIGGLLFLVSDTVLAYGRFRWDIPFNALWVLGTYYAAQWFFARSTESR
- a CDS encoding IS3 family transposase (programmed frameshift); this encodes MSNEFRQVDLMIGDVRRRRWTTERKLQIIEESYAPGETVSSAARRHGVAPNLLYRWRRLLSEGGAVAVDSDEPVIGNSEVKKLEDRVRELERILGRKTLENEILREALSKAQFKKTDIAADIVAEGRFPMKAVAEALHVSRSNLSERLKGKSKPRGPYLKADDAELLPAIRKLVDARPTYGYRRIAALLNRQRRAADQPVVNRKRVHRIMANHAMILEKHTAVRKGRVHDGKVMVMRSNLRWCSDGLEFTCWNGEVVRLAFIIDAFDREIISWAAVANAGISGSDVRDMMLEAVEKRFGGTRAPHAIEHLSDNGSAYTARETRLFAQALNLVPCFTPVASPQSNGMSEAFVKTLKRDYIRISPIPDADTALRNIDGWIEDYNEIHPHSALKMASPREFIKALSQ
- a CDS encoding coniferyl aldehyde dehydrogenase — its product is MDTPSDLNTSLGRLRSAWLETRPSLEQRRADLSRLRDHLRARKDEMCEAISADFGHRARHETLLGEGGVVLSEIDHTLSKLKHWVRPERRKAGWKLWPAKAEVRFVPLGVVGIISPWNYPVNLALAPLVAAIAAGNHVYLKPSEHTPKTAEFLRSLLAEVFPETRVAVALGGPELSASFSALPFDHLFFTGSTAVGRKVMAAAAQNLTPVTLELGGKSPAIIGQTADLAKAARRVATGKFFNAGQTCIAPDYVLIDESRRDAFVDLLKQEIAARYPAKRRFGDYTEIVNATQYERLKRLIADADRRGHGVVSLLAGTPDAAERPRFLPPTVILDPDRDSAVMGEEIFGPILPVVSYASIGAAIGHVLGHDRPLALYCFSREESEIEAILSRVVAGGVCINDTLYQFGCNDLPFGGVGASGMGHYHGLDGFRTFSKAMPILRKYDPAPSDLVKPPYKGIADWVIRFLSR